One stretch of Lysobacterales bacterium DNA includes these proteins:
- a CDS encoding type II toxin-antitoxin system prevent-host-death family antitoxin yields the protein MDAITCTAARAKLADTMDRVCNDHDPVIITRNGERQAVVMMSLDDYNALEETAFLLRSPRNARRLLAAVADLESGRGKVRKLVG from the coding sequence ATGGATGCCATCACCTGCACTGCCGCACGTGCCAAGCTGGCCGACACGATGGATCGTGTCTGCAACGACCACGATCCAGTCATCATCACCCGCAACGGCGAGCGCCAGGCGGTGGTCATGATGTCGCTTGATGACTACAACGCGCTGGAAGAGACCGCCTTCTTGCTGCGCAGCCCCCGCAATGCGCGGCGGCTGCTTGCTGCTGTCGCGGATCTTGAGTCTGGTCGCGGCAAGGTACGGAAACTGGTCGGATGA
- a CDS encoding response regulator: MMRIAARCCFVFVSGAAALEVGAAEPRFRHYGAADGLPSPATLEVVQDPQGYVWVATGDGLARFDGREFRVFRNDPADPASLPCNDVQTVLATRAGRILVGCESSGLAVLDDSEGRGFTRHVADATGDGLRGGDVFALAETSAGQVYAGTYAQGVTRFRPATGEMAALDRIADVDAALKTATVLDLTVDHDGVLWVGTLDALWRIDDADAEHPGPLRRVAELPLVNTVAVTADGRLWVGAQNALFRRDASGDTLQRIELPAEAGIIESVIDGAPGETWVATRGGVLRIGADGRRDWLRHRPAVPESLPDVHVTDLLRDHEGGLWFALQAHGLAYLRPDWARVQLLRHDPLDANSLSPGRASGIATCPDGALWLLATAGELTRIGADGSVQRWTASRQAAELRKQRLAAIHCDSAGALWLPHRNGVLRFDPAQDTLDRLPQAGEPWAEGAPEYIAQTPDGTLWIGALTAGLNQMTSAGRNRVWLVGERGFVSDDIEQMAIGPEGRLWLADGSGLRHYDAATDRFVAADDITAERVHAFLFTGDDLIVHQYGRLSRYRIDGGSRSLRWRLTTGDGLPAAEAASLFADVSGRVWLSGPRGLWRVDPEPLRLSAVTAADGLPSVQFSPKPSAVRHAGRMVWLSSEGLLSIDADARVAPAPASPLRWSTLRYLHGDDARAFDPGKDALGFGPDDHELQVSARLLSFIDPRSNRYRFRVEGFDADWVEGSELGERVLARLPAGRFRMQVRAANAVGVDAAGTLTARLQVTPPWWASTAAYVGYAGLAALLFALLWRGHRARLERRHAFALAEERRRLAESASAAKSEFLATVGHEIRTPMTGVIGMAELLGQTTLDGTQRHYLDTVLRSGQHLLRIVNDLLDLSRAESGKLSLNLAQGDLHALLREVHALEAPLIRARGIDCTLVIAAEVPCRARFDATRLRQILLNLMNNAFKFTQRGEIAVTARREGGDIAISVRDSGPGLSADECARLFQRFEQTSLGERSGGSGLGLAIVHQLAQLMGGRVALESTPGVGSCFTVYLPLAASAEPDVDSVTEAVATTSAATAFAADSERPLQERIVLLVEDDATTCEVVAAMLGGLGASVRSADQAMLALHHADAGVALIVSDLDLPAMSGLHLLPLLRGRCGRRVPAIAITARSEANTEVEARAAGFDSFLRKPLDIAGLRAAIRALAAVDDAGNEG; the protein is encoded by the coding sequence ATGATGCGCATTGCCGCCCGTTGCTGCTTCGTGTTTGTGAGTGGTGCCGCCGCGCTGGAGGTTGGTGCCGCCGAGCCGCGCTTTCGCCACTACGGCGCGGCCGATGGCCTGCCTTCGCCGGCGACGCTGGAGGTGGTGCAGGACCCGCAGGGGTATGTCTGGGTGGCGACGGGCGATGGCCTGGCGCGCTTTGATGGGCGCGAGTTCCGCGTGTTCCGCAATGATCCGGCCGATCCGGCGTCGCTGCCCTGCAATGACGTGCAGACCGTGCTCGCGACACGCGCCGGACGCATTCTGGTCGGTTGCGAGTCGAGCGGATTGGCCGTGCTCGACGATTCTGAGGGCCGCGGCTTTACCCGCCACGTCGCGGATGCAACGGGCGATGGACTGCGTGGTGGCGATGTGTTCGCGCTCGCAGAGACGTCTGCCGGGCAGGTCTATGCCGGCACCTATGCGCAGGGCGTGACGCGCTTTCGTCCGGCGACCGGGGAGATGGCGGCGCTTGATCGCATCGCCGATGTCGACGCGGCGCTGAAAACGGCAACCGTGCTCGACCTCACCGTTGACCACGATGGCGTGCTCTGGGTCGGAACGCTGGATGCCCTGTGGCGCATCGACGACGCCGACGCCGAGCATCCCGGGCCGCTGCGGCGCGTGGCCGAACTGCCGTTGGTCAACACGGTCGCGGTCACCGCCGATGGTCGGTTGTGGGTGGGCGCGCAGAACGCGCTGTTCCGTCGCGACGCCAGTGGCGACACGCTGCAGCGCATCGAGTTGCCGGCGGAGGCGGGCATCATCGAATCGGTCATCGACGGCGCGCCCGGCGAGACCTGGGTGGCAACCCGAGGCGGCGTGCTGCGCATCGGTGCCGATGGCCGGCGTGACTGGCTTCGCCACCGGCCCGCCGTGCCGGAGTCCTTGCCGGATGTGCACGTCACTGACTTGCTGCGCGATCACGAAGGCGGCTTGTGGTTCGCGTTGCAGGCGCATGGGCTCGCCTACCTGCGCCCGGACTGGGCGCGGGTGCAGCTGCTGCGCCACGACCCGCTCGATGCGAACAGCCTGTCACCGGGTCGTGCCAGCGGCATCGCGACTTGTCCCGACGGCGCGCTGTGGCTGCTCGCGACCGCAGGTGAGCTGACGCGCATCGGCGCCGATGGCAGCGTGCAGCGTTGGACCGCGTCGCGCCAGGCGGCGGAACTGCGCAAGCAGCGGCTGGCGGCGATCCACTGCGATTCCGCCGGTGCCTTGTGGCTGCCGCACCGAAACGGCGTGCTGCGCTTCGATCCGGCGCAAGACACGCTGGACCGGCTGCCGCAGGCGGGGGAGCCCTGGGCCGAGGGCGCACCCGAGTACATCGCGCAGACGCCGGACGGAACGCTGTGGATCGGCGCCCTGACTGCCGGTCTGAACCAGATGACCAGCGCCGGTCGCAATCGCGTCTGGCTGGTCGGCGAACGCGGCTTCGTCAGCGACGACATCGAGCAGATGGCGATCGGTCCCGAGGGTCGGCTGTGGCTGGCCGATGGCTCCGGCCTGCGCCATTACGATGCCGCCACGGACCGTTTCGTCGCCGCCGATGACATCACCGCCGAACGCGTGCATGCGTTCCTGTTCACCGGCGATGATCTGATCGTGCACCAATACGGCCGCCTGTCGCGTTATCGCATCGACGGCGGGTCGCGCTCGTTGCGCTGGAGGTTGACCACCGGCGATGGCCTGCCCGCGGCCGAGGCCGCGTCGCTGTTTGCCGACGTCAGTGGTCGCGTCTGGCTGAGCGGGCCGCGTGGGCTGTGGCGGGTCGATCCGGAACCGCTGCGACTGAGCGCAGTGACCGCCGCCGATGGCCTGCCGAGCGTGCAGTTCTCGCCGAAGCCGAGTGCAGTGCGGCATGCCGGGCGCATGGTCTGGTTGAGCAGCGAAGGCCTGCTCTCGATCGACGCGGATGCGCGCGTGGCGCCGGCGCCGGCCTCGCCGTTGCGCTGGAGCACGTTGCGCTATCTGCACGGCGACGATGCGCGCGCGTTCGATCCGGGCAAGGATGCGCTCGGCTTCGGCCCGGACGACCACGAACTTCAGGTCAGTGCGCGCCTGCTGTCGTTCATCGACCCGCGCTCGAATCGGTACCGCTTCCGCGTCGAGGGTTTCGATGCCGACTGGGTCGAAGGCAGCGAACTCGGCGAACGCGTGCTGGCGCGGTTGCCGGCGGGTCGCTTCCGCATGCAGGTGCGCGCCGCCAATGCCGTGGGCGTGGATGCCGCGGGCACGCTGACCGCGCGCTTGCAGGTGACACCGCCGTGGTGGGCCAGCACCGCAGCCTACGTCGGTTACGCAGGGTTGGCGGCGCTTTTGTTCGCCTTGCTCTGGCGTGGCCATCGCGCGCGGCTGGAGCGCCGTCATGCCTTCGCGCTGGCTGAGGAGCGCCGGCGTCTGGCCGAGTCCGCGAGCGCTGCCAAGAGCGAGTTCCTGGCCACCGTCGGGCACGAAATTCGCACGCCGATGACCGGTGTGATTGGCATGGCCGAACTGCTCGGGCAGACCACGCTCGATGGCACCCAGCGCCACTATCTCGATACCGTGCTGCGTTCCGGGCAGCACTTGCTGCGCATCGTCAACGACCTGCTCGACCTGTCGCGCGCCGAGTCCGGCAAGCTCAGCCTCAACCTCGCGCAGGGCGATTTGCATGCACTGCTGCGCGAGGTGCATGCGCTCGAGGCGCCCTTGATCCGTGCCCGCGGCATCGACTGCACGCTCGTGATCGCCGCCGAGGTGCCGTGCCGAGCGCGCTTCGACGCGACGCGCCTGCGCCAGATCCTGCTGAACCTGATGAACAACGCCTTCAAGTTCACCCAGCGCGGCGAGATCGCCGTGACCGCGCGGCGCGAAGGCGGCGATATCGCCATCAGCGTGCGCGACAGCGGCCCTGGTCTCAGCGCCGACGAGTGTGCGCGCCTGTTCCAGCGCTTCGAGCAGACCAGCCTCGGCGAACGTTCCGGCGGCAGCGGGCTCGGGCTCGCGATCGTGCACCAGCTCGCGCAGTTGATGGGCGGGCGGGTCGCGCTCGAGTCCACCCCAGGTGTTGGTTCGTGCTTCACTGTGTACTTGCCCTTGGCCGCGAGCGCGGAACCGGATGTCGATTCGGTGACGGAAGCGGTGGCGACGACAAGCGCGGCGACGGCGTTCGCTGCAGATTCGGAGCGTCCATTGCAGGAGCGGATCGTGCTGCTGGTCGAGGACGATGCCACCACCTGCGAAGTGGTCGCGGCGATGCTCGGCGGACTCGGCGCCAGCGTGCGCAGCGCCGACCAGGCGATGCTCGCGCTGCATCACGCCGATGCCGGCGTGGCCTTGATCGTCAGCGACCTCGACTTGCCCGCCATGAGCGGCCTGCACTTGCTGCCGTTGCTGCGTGGCCGCTGCGGTCGCCGGGTGCCGGCGATCGCCATCACCGCGCGCAGCGAAGCCAACACCGAGGTCGAGGCGCGCGCCGCCGGCTTCGATTCCTTCCTGCGCAAACCGCTCGACATCGCCGGCCTGCGCGCGGCGATACGCGCCCTCGCTGCGGTCGATGACGCAGGCAACGAGGGCTAG
- a CDS encoding polyisoprenoid-binding protein: MRRPLLPLLALFAALPVAAASDYRFDQVHSQVQFRVSHLGFSMSEGEFHDLEGGFRFDAEDWAKSSCDVRIGVASIDLDDDAWNRTLLGERWFDAERHPQMRYRCLEVVRESEREGRIEGELSLRGITRPVTLRLRFNRAGVHKYSLQQVAGFEAHATLKRSDFGMTRFLPEVGDDIEIRLDIEGIREGRKRERKK, encoded by the coding sequence ATGAGACGTCCGCTACTGCCGCTGCTCGCCCTGTTCGCCGCCCTGCCCGTCGCCGCGGCCAGCGACTATCGGTTCGACCAGGTGCATTCGCAGGTGCAGTTTCGCGTCTCGCACCTGGGCTTCTCGATGTCCGAGGGGGAGTTCCATGACCTGGAGGGCGGCTTCCGCTTTGACGCCGAGGACTGGGCGAAGTCGAGCTGCGACGTGCGCATCGGTGTCGCCTCGATCGACCTCGACGACGATGCCTGGAACCGCACCCTGCTCGGCGAGCGCTGGTTCGATGCCGAGCGCCACCCGCAGATGCGTTATCGCTGCCTGGAAGTGGTGCGCGAGAGCGAGCGTGAGGGCCGCATCGAGGGCGAGCTGAGCCTGCGCGGCATCACCCGCCCGGTCACGCTGCGCCTGCGCTTCAACCGCGCTGGCGTGCACAAGTATTCGCTGCAGCAGGTCGCCGGCTTCGAGGCGCACGCGACGCTCAAGCGCAGCGACTTCGGCATGACCCGTTTCCTCCCCGAGGTCGGCGACGACATCGAGATCCGCCTCGACATCGAAGGCATCCGCGAGGGCCGCAAGCGTGAACGCAAGAAGTGA
- a CDS encoding cytochrome b — MNARSDATRWGAVAKLLHWTVAIAVIGLLVGGLTMTDLKTSPQKLQLYALHKSVGITVLALMLLRLAWRGIDLRPRDAGADSPWLVFAARAVHRLFYVLLIAMPISGWVYNSAANFPLRWFGWVQLPALVAPDKALKQLAHEVHEVLAYTILALLIVHVAGALKHHLIDRDDTLRRMLPFAKTRAAAAPTAPNQELP; from the coding sequence GTGAACGCAAGAAGTGACGCAACGCGCTGGGGCGCGGTCGCCAAGTTGTTGCACTGGACGGTGGCGATCGCGGTGATCGGCCTGCTGGTCGGCGGCCTGACCATGACCGACCTCAAGACCTCGCCGCAGAAGCTCCAGTTGTATGCGCTGCACAAATCTGTCGGCATCACCGTGCTCGCGCTGATGCTGCTGCGCCTGGCCTGGCGCGGCATCGACCTGCGTCCGCGCGATGCCGGAGCCGATTCTCCATGGCTCGTTTTCGCGGCGCGCGCGGTGCACCGTCTGTTCTACGTGCTGCTGATCGCCATGCCGATCTCGGGCTGGGTGTACAACTCGGCGGCGAACTTCCCGCTGCGCTGGTTTGGGTGGGTGCAATTGCCGGCATTGGTGGCGCCGGACAAGGCGCTCAAGCAACTCGCGCACGAGGTCCATGAAGTGCTCGCCTACACCATCCTCGCGCTGTTGATCGTGCACGTTGCCGGCGCGCTCAAGCACCATCTGATCGACCGCGACGATACGCTGCGCCGCATGTTGCCCTTCGCCAAGACGCGCGCAGCCGCCGCGCCCACTGCGCCGAACCAGGAGTTGCCATGA
- a CDS encoding YceI family protein, with translation MIRRLAIAAVLLLSMTTAAFGSDYTMRSGSLGFSGMQQGERFEGRFERFGPSIRFDATDLAASRFDVWIELASANTDNEERDEALKGEDFFAIGAFPKARFVTGAMRAIDATHFEADATLTIRDRTVAIKFPFAFEPASEGARLTAKVTLDRLAFGLGAGDWASEDDIGHQVEVRVELDLSRAPTSAPAASARM, from the coding sequence ATGATCCGCCGCCTTGCCATCGCTGCAGTGTTGCTGCTGTCCATGACCACCGCCGCGTTCGGCAGCGACTACACCATGCGCAGCGGCAGTCTGGGGTTCAGCGGCATGCAACAAGGCGAGCGCTTCGAAGGCCGCTTCGAGCGCTTCGGCCCGAGCATCCGCTTCGACGCCACCGACCTCGCCGCCAGCCGCTTCGACGTGTGGATCGAACTCGCCAGCGCCAACACCGACAACGAGGAACGCGACGAAGCGCTCAAGGGCGAAGACTTCTTCGCGATCGGAGCATTCCCGAAGGCACGCTTCGTGACCGGAGCGATGCGCGCGATCGACGCCACCCACTTCGAAGCCGACGCCACGCTCACGATCCGTGATCGAACTGTCGCGATCAAGTTTCCATTCGCCTTCGAACCCGCGAGCGAGGGCGCACGCCTGACCGCCAAGGTCACGCTCGACCGCCTCGCATTCGGCCTCGGCGCCGGCGACTGGGCGAGCGAAGACGACATCGGCCACCAGGTCGAAGTGCGCGTGGAACTTGATCTCAGCCGCGCCCCGACAAGCGCTCCAGCAGCTTCTGCACGAATGTGA
- the mfd gene encoding transcription-repair coupling factor, which produces MPLSFAPIFRTVVDVASIFDPVLPSGTQLRAYWRAPEGSALALALTQAARKHAGLLVAVTADTHAAHALEAELGVFAGGELPILHLPDWETLPYDVFSPHPEIAASRISTLYRLPALTRGVLVVPVSTLMQRVTPKRWLMGQSLVLKIGQKFDLEAEKRMLEAAGYRHVPQVFEPGDYATRGALLDLYPSGCAAPYRIELLDDEIDSIRSFDPETQRSQDKVTQVSMLPAREFPLTEAATKAFKNELRERFDIDPRRSPLYLDLREGAAPAGIESYLPLFFEQLDTLFDYLGGTPLFALAPGVLEAAEHFWAQTATRHESRRHDIERPVLSPGELFVPPQQLREMLNLHPRIELLPGTSDKPVTRLGTQPAPSLPIDRKHQDPAANLRQFLSSYRGRVLIVADSPGRREGIVDLLASFELRPLTLGSWQSFLASDAHFAITVAPLEDGLALDDPQLVVLTERQLYGERVQQVRRRKRAGRDPETIIRDLGELAIGAPVVHEDHGVGRYLGLMTLEVGGQSGEFLAIEYAKGDKLYVPVANLHLVGRYTGAAPEQAPLHSLGGEAWVRAKRRAAEKVRDAAAELLEIYARRAAKPGIEVHLDKPAYEQFAASFPFEETPDQASAIEAVIADLGRPAPMYRVVCGDVGFGKTEVALRAAFVVAQAGKQVAVLVPTTLLAQQHYQNFRDRFADWPIRVEVLSRFKSGKEINEALKLLADGSLDVVIGTHKLLAPEVRFKDLGLVIVDEEQRFGVRHKEMFRKLRAEVDLLTLTATPIPRTLNMAMAGLRDLSIIGTPPAHRVAVQTFVTPWDNALLREAFQRELARGGQIYFLHNEVESIQKMAATLAELVPEARVRIAHGQMAERDLEQVMLDFYRQRFNVLLCTTIIESGIDVPSANTIIIHRADKFGLSQLHQLRGRVGRSHHRAYAYLVTPDRKAMTADAEKRLEAIASLDELGAGFTLATHDLEIRGAGELLGEEQSGQISEVGFTLYTEMLERAVAALKAGKVPDLENAHADRVEVELRVPALIPDDYLGDVHERLTLYKRISMARDDDGLRDLQVEMIDRFGLLPPQAQSLFAVARLKLHCERLGIRKLDVDRAGGRIHFRAQPNVEPRIIIKLIQDLPKVYALDGQDKLRFRQELPEPQQRITFVQKLLERLSGRG; this is translated from the coding sequence ATGCCGCTATCCTTCGCGCCCATTTTTAGAACGGTTGTCGACGTGGCTTCGATTTTCGATCCGGTGTTGCCGAGTGGCACGCAACTGCGTGCGTATTGGCGCGCGCCGGAAGGTTCGGCGCTGGCGCTCGCGCTTACGCAGGCGGCGCGCAAGCATGCCGGGTTGCTGGTGGCGGTCACGGCGGATACCCATGCCGCGCATGCGCTCGAGGCCGAGCTCGGCGTATTTGCAGGCGGCGAATTGCCGATCCTGCATCTCCCGGACTGGGAGACGCTGCCCTACGACGTGTTCTCGCCGCATCCGGAAATCGCTGCGTCGCGCATCAGTACGCTGTATCGGCTGCCGGCGCTGACGCGCGGCGTGCTGGTGGTGCCGGTGTCGACGCTGATGCAGCGGGTGACGCCGAAGCGCTGGCTGATGGGCCAGAGCCTGGTGCTCAAGATCGGGCAGAAGTTCGACCTGGAAGCCGAGAAGCGCATGCTCGAAGCGGCGGGGTATCGACACGTGCCGCAGGTGTTCGAACCGGGTGATTACGCGACACGCGGTGCGCTGCTCGACCTGTATCCGTCGGGTTGTGCGGCGCCGTATCGCATCGAGCTGCTCGATGACGAGATCGACTCGATCCGCAGCTTCGATCCGGAAACGCAGCGCTCGCAGGACAAGGTCACGCAGGTGTCGATGTTGCCGGCGCGCGAGTTCCCGCTCACCGAGGCTGCGACCAAGGCGTTCAAGAACGAATTGCGCGAGCGCTTCGACATCGACCCGCGGCGTTCGCCGCTGTATCTCGACCTGCGCGAAGGCGCGGCGCCGGCTGGCATCGAGTCCTACCTGCCGCTGTTCTTCGAGCAGCTCGACACTCTGTTCGACTACCTCGGTGGCACGCCGCTGTTCGCCTTGGCGCCCGGCGTGCTTGAAGCCGCCGAGCACTTCTGGGCACAGACCGCCACGCGCCACGAATCGCGTCGCCACGACATCGAGCGGCCGGTGTTGTCACCGGGTGAGTTGTTCGTGCCGCCGCAGCAGTTGCGCGAGATGCTGAACCTGCACCCGCGCATCGAGCTGCTGCCGGGGACGAGCGACAAGCCGGTGACGCGGCTCGGCACGCAGCCGGCGCCGAGCCTCCCGATCGACCGAAAGCACCAAGACCCGGCTGCAAACCTGCGCCAATTCCTGAGCAGCTACCGCGGCCGCGTTCTGATCGTCGCCGACTCGCCCGGGCGGCGCGAAGGCATCGTCGATTTGCTCGCGAGTTTCGAGCTGCGTCCGCTCACGCTCGGCTCGTGGCAGAGTTTCCTCGCCTCCGATGCGCACTTCGCCATCACCGTTGCGCCACTCGAAGACGGCCTCGCTCTTGATGACCCGCAACTGGTCGTGCTCACCGAGCGCCAGTTGTACGGCGAACGCGTACAGCAAGTGCGCCGGCGCAAGCGCGCCGGGCGCGATCCCGAAACCATCATTCGCGATCTTGGCGAACTCGCGATCGGTGCACCGGTGGTGCATGAAGACCACGGCGTCGGACGCTATCTCGGTCTGATGACGCTCGAAGTCGGCGGCCAGAGCGGCGAGTTCCTCGCCATCGAATACGCCAAAGGCGACAAGCTCTACGTACCGGTGGCGAACCTGCATCTGGTCGGGCGCTACACCGGAGCCGCGCCGGAACAGGCGCCGCTGCATTCGCTTGGCGGCGAGGCCTGGGTTCGCGCCAAGCGCCGCGCTGCCGAGAAGGTGCGCGATGCCGCCGCCGAACTGCTAGAAATCTATGCACGGCGCGCGGCCAAGCCGGGCATCGAAGTCCACCTCGACAAGCCCGCCTACGAACAGTTTGCGGCGAGTTTCCCGTTTGAGGAGACGCCCGACCAGGCGAGCGCGATCGAGGCGGTGATCGCTGATCTTGGCCGGCCTGCGCCGATGTATCGCGTGGTTTGCGGCGATGTCGGTTTCGGCAAGACCGAAGTCGCGCTGCGTGCGGCCTTCGTCGTTGCCCAGGCCGGCAAGCAGGTGGCCGTGCTGGTGCCGACCACGCTGCTGGCGCAGCAGCACTACCAGAATTTCCGCGACCGTTTTGCCGACTGGCCGATTCGCGTCGAGGTGCTGTCGCGCTTCAAGTCGGGCAAGGAGATCAACGAAGCGCTGAAGCTGCTCGCGGATGGTTCGCTCGACGTCGTGATCGGAACGCACAAGCTGCTCGCGCCGGAAGTGCGCTTCAAGGACCTTGGTCTGGTCATCGTCGATGAAGAACAGCGCTTCGGCGTGCGCCACAAGGAGATGTTCCGCAAGTTGCGCGCGGAGGTGGACCTGCTGACGCTGACCGCGACGCCGATCCCGCGCACATTGAACATGGCCATGGCCGGGCTGCGTGATCTGTCGATCATCGGCACGCCGCCGGCGCATCGCGTCGCGGTGCAGACCTTCGTCACGCCCTGGGACAACGCGCTGCTGCGCGAGGCCTTCCAGCGCGAGCTCGCGCGTGGCGGCCAGATCTACTTCCTGCACAACGAAGTCGAGAGCATCCAGAAGATGGCCGCGACCCTGGCCGAGCTGGTGCCGGAGGCACGCGTGCGCATCGCGCACGGGCAGATGGCCGAGCGCGATCTCGAGCAGGTGATGCTCGACTTCTATCGTCAGCGCTTCAACGTACTGCTATGCACGACCATCATCGAGTCCGGCATCGACGTGCCGAGCGCGAACACCATCATCATCCACCGCGCCGACAAGTTCGGCCTGTCGCAGTTGCACCAGCTGCGCGGCCGCGTCGGTCGCTCGCATCATCGCGCCTATGCCTACCTGGTGACGCCCGACCGCAAGGCGATGACCGCCGATGCCGAGAAGCGCCTGGAGGCGATCGCGTCGCTGGACGAACTCGGCGCCGGCTTCACGCTCGCCACCCACGATCTCGAAATCCGCGGTGCGGGCGAATTGCTCGGCGAGGAACAGAGCGGCCAGATCAGCGAGGTCGGCTTCACCCTGTACACCGAGATGCTCGAACGCGCGGTCGCCGCGCTCAAGGCCGGCAAGGTGCCCGATCTGGAGAATGCGCATGCCGATCGCGTCGAGGTTGAACTGCGTGTGCCGGCCCTGATACCGGACGACTACCTTGGCGATGTGCACGAGCGGCTCACGCTGTACAAGCGCATCAGCATGGCTCGTGACGACGACGGCCTGCGCGATCTTCAGGTCGAGATGATCGACCGCTTCGGCCTGCTGCCGCCGCAGGCGCAATCCCTGTTCGCGGTGGCGCGGCTGAAGCTGCACTGCGAACGCCTGGGCATCCGCAAGCTCGACGTCGATCGTGCCGGCGGCCGCATCCACTTCCGTGCGCAGCCGAATGTCGAGCCACGGATCATCATCAAGCTGATCCAGGACCTACCCAAGGTCTATGCGCTCGATGGTCAGGACAAGCTGCGTTTCCGCCAGGAATTGCCCGAGCCGCAGCAGCGCATCACATTCGTGCAGAAGCTGCTGGAGCGCTTGTCGGGGCGCGGCTGA
- a CDS encoding ATP-binding protein produces MLQVSDSEINQRLREENPWWAAGAGIDGGHADYPRRAYLGPFYRLIRADDPQRALLLLGPRRVGKTIMVFHAIDRLLAEGVPGRDILYVSLETPTYFNQGLDSLLRRFSGLFERPAGTPLYVFFDEIQYLKGWEVHLKSLVDSQRSARIVATGSAAAALKHKSVESGAGRFTEFVLPPLTFFEYLRFLGAEDDLIIEDEDRTDASRFRARDIHALNDAFVAYVNFGGYPEAVFSEAVRRNARRYIKSDIIDKVLLRDLPSLYGIADVQELNSLFNTLAYNSAQEISVEALAHSSGVSKPTIAKYLEYLEAAFLIKRLRRVDENAARFRKAMTFKVYLTNPTMRAALFAPLKADDAALGHLVETAVFSQWLHNADYIDSLHYARWKKGEVDLVSLDARQRPRFAVEVKWSDRAASDAKEIRALLDFARTNPLQRRPLVTTRTASALQEWDGISVEFTPAALHCYTVGRNTLERSR; encoded by the coding sequence ATGCTGCAGGTCTCCGACAGCGAAATCAATCAGCGCCTTCGCGAGGAAAATCCGTGGTGGGCAGCAGGCGCGGGCATCGACGGCGGACATGCCGACTACCCGCGCCGGGCGTACCTGGGTCCCTTCTACCGCCTGATCCGTGCCGACGACCCGCAGCGCGCACTGTTGCTGCTGGGTCCGCGTCGCGTCGGAAAAACCATCATGGTTTTCCACGCCATTGATCGGCTGCTGGCCGAAGGGGTGCCCGGGCGCGACATCCTCTACGTGTCGCTCGAAACTCCGACCTATTTCAATCAGGGGCTGGACTCGCTGCTGCGTCGCTTCAGCGGCCTGTTCGAGCGCCCGGCGGGAACGCCGTTGTACGTGTTCTTCGACGAGATCCAGTACCTGAAGGGCTGGGAGGTCCACCTGAAATCGCTGGTGGACAGCCAGCGCAGCGCGCGCATTGTGGCGACTGGTTCGGCAGCGGCGGCGTTGAAGCACAAGAGCGTTGAGTCGGGTGCCGGGCGTTTCACCGAGTTCGTGCTGCCGCCGCTGACGTTCTTCGAGTACCTGCGCTTCCTCGGTGCCGAGGACGACCTGATCATCGAAGACGAGGACCGTACCGATGCGTCGCGCTTCCGTGCCCGCGACATTCATGCGCTGAACGACGCATTCGTCGCCTATGTGAACTTCGGCGGCTACCCGGAGGCGGTGTTCTCCGAAGCCGTGCGGCGCAATGCGCGCCGATATATCAAGAGCGACATCATCGACAAGGTCCTGCTGCGCGACTTGCCCAGCTTGTATGGAATCGCCGATGTGCAGGAGCTGAACTCGCTGTTCAATACCTTGGCTTACAACTCCGCGCAGGAAATCAGCGTGGAGGCGCTCGCACATTCCAGCGGCGTGAGCAAACCGACCATCGCCAAGTATCTGGAGTATCTGGAGGCTGCCTTCCTGATCAAGCGGCTGCGTCGCGTGGACGAAAATGCAGCGCGCTTCCGCAAGGCGATGACGTTCAAGGTGTACCTGACCAACCCGACGATGCGCGCGGCCCTGTTTGCGCCGCTCAAGGCCGACGATGCTGCGCTCGGTCATCTGGTCGAGACCGCCGTGTTCAGCCAATGGCTGCACAACGCGGACTACATCGATTCGCTGCACTACGCGCGGTGGAAAAAAGGCGAAGTGGACCTGGTTAGCCTGGATGCGCGCCAGAGGCCGCGTTTTGCGGTGGAGGTGAAATGGAGCGATCGTGCGGCGAGTGATGCCAAGGAGATCAGGGCGCTGCTCGATTTCGCTCGCACCAACCCGCTGCAACGCCGCCCACTGGTGACGACGCGCACCGCAAGCGCCTTGCAGGAATGGGATGGCATCAGCGTGGAGTTCACGCCCGCAGCACTGCATTGCTACACCGTCGGACGAAACACGCTGGAGCGGTCACGTTGA